TGGCGGTAGTCTGAAACGGCGTGGTCTGGGTGGGCGTCTCGTAGAGGTGCTCGCTGAGTTTGTTGGCCTGCATCTTGTCCTGAATGCGGCCTCCGCAGTGGCGGCAGGTGCGCTCGCTGAGGCCCGGCTCACGGTCACAGCCGCTGCACGCCCGCTCGAAGACCTCGCGCATCAGGGTGTAGCCGCTGTACTGGCGCTGAATCGTCACCGTGCCGAAACGGTAGGCCAGCGCCCCGCGCGTCTGCCAGGCGCTCATCTCGCGTGGCGTTATCAGAGTGGCGTGCAGGCCGCGCGTGAAGGTGTGCTGGTTGTCGTATTTCTCCACCAGAATGGCGGTGGCCTCCGAGGTGGGCAGCCACCGCTTGACTTTGTAGCCCTGCCCGTCGAGCGTGAACACCGCTTCCTCGTGCTTCTCGATCAAAGCGTAGTGGTGGCTGGGGCTTTCCAGCGGTGCGGCGAGTGCCCTGGGGCCGTGTTTGTCCCACTCGCTCTCCTCAATCACCACGAATTTGGCGCTGCCCTCGCCGCGCAGGTTCCAGTACTTGCTGGTCGGCGCGAAGTCGCCCAGACCCGCCAGATACAGTTCCTCCTGCTCGCGTTCTTTGTGGCGCGGTGCGAGGTAAGGGTTGCTGGCCTCCACCACCGCCTTCTCGATCTGCCCGGTCAACAGTTCTCTGAAGTTGCCCTGGTTACTGTAGAAGGCGTCCACTGCCAGAGGCACGCCCCGGTCGTCCAGCGAGGGCAGGTACAGCACCAAGCCGGGGGCCACCCGCCCGGCCCGGCCCGCCATTTGCCGGAAGGCCATCCGCGAACCGGGGTAGCCGTCCACGATCACGATTTCTAGGTCGCCGATGTCCACCCCGGCTTCCAGCGCGTTGGTGGCGAACATGACTCCGCTCTGGGTGCGGCGAAACTCGCTCAGGCGGCCCTCGCGGTCACTGGTTCCGGCCATATAGAGGTGGGCGTGCTTGTGATAAAGAGGGTGCGCCCGGTAAGTGCCGTAAAGCCGCGCGGCCCGCGAACGCCCCCGGAAGAAGGCCAGCACCTTCAGATCGCGGTTCATCGCCGACGCCATTACCGCGTCCCAGAAGCGCCTCGGCTGGCCCCTGTGATCGGCCAGGTAATAGCGCTTGCCAGGCCGCGCCGCGCCGGAGTCGCTCACCTCGGTCACGTCCACCCCGCTCAGCTCGCGGGCGAACTGGGCCGGATTGCCGATGGTGGCGGTACTCAGCACCACCTGCGGGTTGCCGCCCAGCGCCCGCGACAGATCGAGTAGCCGCCGCAACATCCCGGCGACCTCGCTGCCGAATCCCCCCCGGTAGCTGTGTGCCTCATCCAGCACGATAAACCGCAGGGTACTCAGAAAGGCCCGCATGCGCGGATGGGTCAGGCTCCAATGCAGCTTGTCGGGCGTGGCCGTCACCATCCGCACGTCCGGTGTCAGCACCTGCCCCGGCTGGGCGTTGCCCTGAAACGAGGCCACCTGCCAGTCGTAGCCGCCGCGTTCCTTGAAGGCCAGCAGCTTTTCGCGCTGGTCCTGTCCCAGCGCCACCAGCGGATAGACGAACAGCGCGGTGGCCTGCCGGTCCTGCTCCAGTGCCTCGAACACTGCTGGGAAGAAGGCTCCGGTCTTGCCGCTGGCCGTCGGCGTCGTCACGATGACGTGCTCGCCCGCCTTAAGTCGGCGGTACGTTTCAGCCTGATGGCTGAACACGTCACCGAAGCCGAAGCCCTGTTGCAGCGCGCCCGACCAGCCCAGTTCGGCGGCCCGCACTGTCTGGGCTGGGGCGGGGTCGTCCTCGTGCAGCAGGGCGGCGTTGCTCCCCAGAATATCGCGCAGGAACGCTTCCAGACTGATAAAGGAAGCGGGGAGCGTCTGCGCGGACATGCCGGTCAGTGTAAAGGCTGCCGGGTCGGCCCAGACCGCGTTTCGTCACACTGATTCCCTCGACATTTTGGGCCGCAAGTGGGCTTCCGGCGGCGTCCCGGCGAATGTGCCTGCGCTCAGGGTTGACAGATCCGGAAGAGGGCTGTATTGTTTCTGAGCCTCCAACGAGGCGGGAAGCATGACAAAGCGAGAGAGTGAGAGAGCAGGGTTGCCTGACAGGGCAATGCAAGCGGTCTTTTCCCCCGAAAAGGCTCCAGACTTGTGAAACCGCCAAGGGCCTTAGCCGCCCAAGGCAAGCAACGAAGTCAAATCGACTTCAAAGCCATTGCGAAACTAAGCAAAGGCAAACTTATCAACTTCACTGCTGCTCGCAGCAGTGTGTTTGAAACCATTACATGGAGAGTTTGATCCTGGCTCAGGGTGAACGCTGGCGGCGTGCTTAAGACATGCAAGTCGAACGGATGCTTTCGGGCATCAGTGGCGCACGGGTGAGTAACGCGTAACTGACCTACCTCCAAGTTCAGCATAACGTCTCGAAAGAGACGCTAATTCTGAATGTGATCCCGGATCGTGTTCCGTGATTAAAGAACTTCGCTTGGAGATGGGGTTGCGTTCCATCAGCTAGTTGGTAGGGTAAAGGCCTACCAAGGCGACGACGGATAACCGGCCTGAGAGGGTGGCCGGTCACAGGGGCACTGAGACACGGGTCCCACTCCTACGGGAGGCAGCAGTTAGGAATCTTCCACAATGGGCGCAAGCCTGATGGAGCGACGCCGCGTGAGGGATGAAGGTTTTCGGATCGTAAACCTCTGAATCAGGGACGAAAGACCAGCTTGACTGGGGATGACGGTACCTGAGTAATAGCACCGGCTAACTCCGTGCCAGCAGCCGCGGTAATACGGAGGGTGCAAGCGTTACCCGGAATCACTGGGCGTAAAGGGCGTGTAGGCGGCACTCCAAGTCTGGCTTTAAAGACCGAAGCTCAACTTCGGGACTGGGCCGGAAACTGGAGCGCTAGACGGATGGAGAGGTTACTGGAATTCCTGGTGTAGCGGTGGAATGCGTAGATACCAGGAGGAACACCAACGGCGAAGGCAGGTAACTGGACATTTTGTGACGCTGAGGCGCGAAAGTGTGGGGAGCGAACCGGATTAGATACCCGGGTAGTCCACACCCTAAACGATGTACGTTGGCTAGGCGCAGGATGCTGTGGTTGGCGAAGTTAACACGATAAACGTACCGCCTGGGAAGTACGGCCGCAAGGTTGAAACTCAAAGGAATTGACGGGGGCCCGCACAAGCGGTGGAGCATGTGGTTTAATTCGAAGCAACGCGAAGAACCTTACCAGGTCTTGACATGTCCCGAACTTACTAGAAATAGTTTGGTGCCCTTCGGGGAACGGGAACACAGGTGCTGCATGGCTGTCGTCAGCTCGTGTCGTGAGATGTTGGGTTAAGTCCCGCAACGAGCGCAACCCTTACCTTTTGTTGCTAACGGTTCGGCCGAGAACTCAAGAGGAACTGCCTATGAAAGTAGGAGGAAGGCGGGGATGACGTCTAGTCAGCATGGTCCTTACGTCCTGGGCGACACACGTGCTACAATGGCCGATACAACGCGCAGCAAGCTCGCGAGAGCAAGCCAATCGCTAAAAGTCGGCCCCAGTTCAGATCGGAGTCTGCAACTCGACTCCGTGAAGTTGGAATCGCTAGTAATCGTGAATCAGCATGTCGCGGTGAATACGTTCCCGGGCCTTGTACACACCGCCCGTCACACCATGGGAGTTGATTGCAGCTCAAACCGCCGGGAGCTGAAAGGCAGGCGTCTAGGCTGTGGTTGGTGACTAGGGTGAAGTCGTAACAAGGTAACTGTACCGGAAGGTGCGGTTGGATCACCTCCTTTATATAGGCTCCTCATAAACTCGCTAACGAAAACTGCTTTTCTAAGAGGCCTGTAACTTAAATGTTGCGGGCCTCTTTTTGTTTGTCGTGTTATCAGAGCAGCTCGAAGCGGCTCGATAGTTCTCATTGACTTTGGTTTAGTTGCGCCTAAAATGAGACCATGCCTTCGACTGAGTCGCTGACCGCGCCGCCCATCCTCTCGCGCTCGGCCCAGGATTACCTCAAGCAGCTCTATGTGCTGAGCGAGCAAGACCAGCGGGTCAATACGCAGGCGCTGGCAGGGGCCATGAAGGTCACGCCCGCCAGCGCCACCGGGATGCTGCGCAAGCTCTCGGAACTGGGCCTGGTGCAGCATACGGCCTACCAGGGCGCAGTACTGACGGTGGACGGTGAGCGGATCGCGCTGGAGATGGTGCGCCACCACCGCTTGATCGAGGCGTATCTGCACCGGGCGCTGGGTTACCCGCTCGACGAGGTGCATGAGGAAGCTGAGCGGCTTGAGCATGTCATCAGCGAGCGGCTGGAAGCGCGGATGGCCGACTTTCTGGGCAATCCCACCCACGACCCGCACGGCGACCCGATTCCAACGCTCGACGGTACACTTCCAGTGCGCGAGGAGCGCCCGCTGACCGAGCTGGGCCAGGGCGTCGCGGCGGCGGTGGTCAGGATTCCCGACAGTGACCCGGCGCAGTTGCGTGCTTTGATGGCCGCCGGATTGACGCCGGGGGCCGGGGTGAGCGTCAGCCGAACCGAACCCGCTTTCGGCACCCTGACTCTCAAGGTGAGCGGAGGCGAGCGGACCCTCTCGCTGACGGTGGCGGCCCTCGTATATGTGGTGGTGGACGAGGGGGGAGACCGCCCAACGACTTAAAACTGCTCACCTGGTGGCGGTCTCTCGGTGGCGGGCGACATCTCGCTGCCTTGAATCCGGTGGCTTCAATCTCAGGCTTAACGTCTCCCAATTTTCCGTCGCCCGCCCACGCCCAAACTCGCTGGGCGCGTGCGGCTACCACTGCAGCAAGAAATTGCTTCACCAGAATGTCGGGCTGTGCGGTGTGCAAGTGATCAGATGATCGCCTGTTTGCTCGACCTGACTGCCGCCCAGCGAGAGCAACATCAGATCGGTGCGTGAGCCGAGCCTGTGAAGGCCTTCCAGGTGCCTGCTCATGGTGCGGCCGGTGCAGCGTTGTCGATCGCCGTGCTGAGGGCCTCCAAGGTGGGTGTCACGGACTGACCATCGACGAATACGCTGGGGGTGGACGTGATGCCCGCTGCCGTGACCTGTTTCTGGTTGTCTTGCACGCTGGCGCGGGTCGCGTCGC
This portion of the Deinococcus rubellus genome encodes:
- a CDS encoding DEAD/DEAH box helicase; the encoded protein is MSAQTLPASFISLEAFLRDILGSNAALLHEDDPAPAQTVRAAELGWSGALQQGFGFGDVFSHQAETYRRLKAGEHVIVTTPTASGKTGAFFPAVFEALEQDRQATALFVYPLVALGQDQREKLLAFKERGGYDWQVASFQGNAQPGQVLTPDVRMVTATPDKLHWSLTHPRMRAFLSTLRFIVLDEAHSYRGGFGSEVAGMLRRLLDLSRALGGNPQVVLSTATIGNPAQFARELSGVDVTEVSDSGAARPGKRYYLADHRGQPRRFWDAVMASAMNRDLKVLAFFRGRSRAARLYGTYRAHPLYHKHAHLYMAGTSDREGRLSEFRRTQSGVMFATNALEAGVDIGDLEIVIVDGYPGSRMAFRQMAGRAGRVAPGLVLYLPSLDDRGVPLAVDAFYSNQGNFRELLTGQIEKAVVEASNPYLAPRHKEREQEELYLAGLGDFAPTSKYWNLRGEGSAKFVVIEESEWDKHGPRALAAPLESPSHHYALIEKHEEAVFTLDGQGYKVKRWLPTSEATAILVEKYDNQHTFTRGLHATLITPREMSAWQTRGALAYRFGTVTIQRQYSGYTLMREVFERACSGCDREPGLSERTCRHCGGRIQDKMQANKLSEHLYETPTQTTPFQTTAIELGIDARATEQPSAVAHTLKHLLQKLIPERVACDEGDVAGVFREHNDNYFFLYDDWRGGLGVARRAYEQLDDLLHRALELCRKSCCQKGCFECTSVSRCFSPFLASGERRPTDKAATRAYLETLLNVPALATDAFEPEVAPPPAASGSSHSWAAQARELLDLHGLSLPEVSARLSIPSRDIQRAVAKTNPLRLRHAKFGDGVFTQGFHQGDKREVLVYFPGVGQKRLILKYAGLVVVDS
- a CDS encoding metal-dependent transcriptional regulator, with product MPSTESLTAPPILSRSAQDYLKQLYVLSEQDQRVNTQALAGAMKVTPASATGMLRKLSELGLVQHTAYQGAVLTVDGERIALEMVRHHRLIEAYLHRALGYPLDEVHEEAERLEHVISERLEARMADFLGNPTHDPHGDPIPTLDGTLPVREERPLTELGQGVAAAVVRIPDSDPAQLRALMAAGLTPGAGVSVSRTEPAFGTLTLKVSGGERTLSLTVAALVYVVVDEGGDRPTT